TTCCGGGGCAGGAATCGAACAAATGCTGTTTTTGCACTGTGTTCTTTGACATCATAGTAGTcgatttgtttcaaaattttgtgaaatatgttgCTGAGTGGATAATGTTATAAAACTGAACATTCATCGAAAATTCTGCCACCTTCAGGAAATTTTTTGCATATACGCACAAAACACTGGGCAAGAGCTGAGCTGGGTTGAGGCCGCCTTGGGCCATGACCATGTATGGCTGACAATTCATTTCTGCCACTGTTGCTTATTCCTTCGTACAAACATCTTTGAATGCCAATCACAATATTCCACGGCATCCAAGCATATATAAGTTGAGAAAAATATAGCAGCTATTAATTGATGCATTCATGGAGGCCCAAGCTCAACACCCAATTAGAATTATGAACAACTCAGAAAAACATGCTTAATTTTGGTATAAATTGAAGCCACTATTTACATTCTACCTTCTTCAATCACTTTTGACTTCTATTATCTACACAACTAAATCTTGGAAGCTTTTTATGTTGCTGTCACTCTACAGTATACACCCCATCGGAGACAGTTCAATACATTTGAATACGATATTGGATTCTAAGATTCAAGAGAACATACCGTGTTCTTTCCTTCGGCCTTGGGCTCTCCAAATAATCTTTGCTTTTTGAGCACAAATTTCATCTCTTGGTAAATATATACTTGAATTCTACAGGTCGAGAACAATGTCTTCTTCGCTTTTGCTTTCGCCTTCAATCTCAGACTCCGAATAATCTGGTCCTTCAAAAGCGAATTTCATCTCTTGGTTGACTAATTCAGCAAGGTCTGGCTTGTTAGCATCTTTGTATGCATCCATGACAGCCTTAAACAACGATTCGTTAGGCTCAATCTCTCCGAACTTTAGTTGGCTGTATATTCTCTTCACACCTTCCAACATACCAGCTTTCCCATAACAACTCACCAGATTAATATAAGTAATAATGTCTGGCTCCAGACCATCATCCTTCATTTTCATGAACACGTTCAAAGCCTTGTCAATCTGCCCTGATGACCCGTAAGCATATATCATTGCATTGTACACAAAAGACTCGAGAGGTATTTCCGCTTTTATGATGGCGTCACAAGATTTGAGTGCATAAGCATGTAAACCTACTAAAGAAAAAACAGTAATGATAACAGCTTGTCTTGCATATGGTTTCCCTTCCTGGTATGATGATTCTAGTTGTGTTACGGCTTCAATCGGAATGCCTCCCTTCTTGAGTGACGTTAATAGTACATTAAAGGTTCCCATGTCGGGCAAAATCTTTCGGTTAATCATTTCATGCAACAATTCACCACATCCACGCAACTGGCCATTCGTGACATAGCATGCCATCACCTTATTGTATGAAGAACAGTCCCTTAACAAACCAGACTGTTTCATCTCATCTGCAACATCAATCGCTTCGTCGAGCATACCCATGCTTTTGTACAAATACATCATAGCTGCAAACGAAAACCCATCCGCGCTACCAGTTTCTTTCAGATTGTCAAAAACACATCTGGCTTCAGATACCATCCCTAAATCCGCATAAAGATTTAGCATACTATTTGATGCAACAATATCTGGACCACCCTCTAGATCCTTAATCTTTTCGTACGCACGTTTTGCTCCTTCCAAACACCCGACCTTGGTATAAGCCTTAATCAGCGAAGTTAGCACTATCTTGTTTGCCGATATACCAGATTCTTCCATCATGCGAAAATATTGAAGAGCTTCTTCAACACCACCAGTTTCAGCAAATCCATTGATTAAGGACCCAAAAACAACTTCATTAGGCTTCACCCCTGCACTGATCATTTCTTGGTACACATCAACAGCATCAGAAAGCTGGCCAAGACGGGCATAGCATGCAATAAGAGAGGAATATGTTTGACACTTTGGTTTTAATCCTGCTGCTCGCATTTCACCTAAGAGGTCTCTTGCATGATCCACTAAATCACCTCCAGAAAACATTTGAATTAGGGAATTATAAGTGCATTCGTCAGGCCAAGTCCCATGATTCCTCATGCTCTTGAAGAGAGAATAAGCTTTATCGTAAAGTTCTGCTTTGCCATAGGCTTTGACCATGACATTATACTCGAGAACACTTCTGTTCTGCCTCGGACTATCTCTTTTGCCATAAAATACAGCCTCAGCTTCAGACCAAAGCCCCCTTTCAGCATAAGCATCTATAATTGCAGCACTTGTTTTGGATGAAAGCTCATGATCCGAAATGAACTTTTCAAAAAGCATCTTTGCTCGGTCAAGCAGTCCTTCAGCAATATACATCTTTATAATTACAGGAAGAGATTGCTCATCAATGTGAATACCAAATTCCTCCATTTCTTCAATCACAGTCTCCGCTTCTTGAACCATATTCCTCTCGCACAATATATGAAGAACAGCTCTGTGAGTTACAATATCAGGGAAAAGACCTACTTTTCTGATTTTCCTATAATATTCCAGGGCTGCTTCAATATTTCCTGCACCAGCATACAAAGACAAAAAGATGTTATAAGTCTTCGTGTCAGGAGGTATTCCCCTTTCTTCCATCTTAGCAAGCAAGGATTCAGCCTCCAATAAATGACCATGACTTCCACATGTAAAGATCATAGTGTTAAAGGTGATTGTATCCATTGCCACACCGGATTTCAACATTTCAGCAAACACATCCGCAGCATCTTTGAGGCGATCTGCTTTTCCATACAAATCAATCAAAGCATTGTATGTAGACGTTAGTCGTGGCTTTCTCACAGAACTTTCTGTATCTGGTGAACCTGAAGTTCCCGAAACAGGACTTCTACCACCTGTCCTGAATAGCTCAGTGGACAGAAACTGCTTAAAACTAATGGCTGAACCAGACCCATTGTCTAAATCAATCATCGAATCCAACTCAATATCATTCAAGTCCACCCTCCCAATGCACCAATCCTTATAAAACCTATCTGCCCTATCAAAATCCCCAGCATCCTTGAGAACCCTAACAATCGTATTCATGGTTACTTCGTCGGGGTAAAGTCCCCTAAGTCTCATATGCTTAATCCACAGCAATGCTTCTTTCACCATACCAGCCTTCCCATAAACATCAACAAGCATACCGTAAGTATTATTCGTGGGCAAGACACCATTTTTCGCCATTTCAATCCAACAAAGCCTCAACTTATCCCATTTTTGAGCTCTCCCCAGCGCTCGAAGCAcgatattataatgaattacATTCGGCACATAATCtttcaatgatttgaaaaaCTCAAAAACACGAATAAGCCTCTCACAGTTACTCTGTTCTTTGAGTACCAGAGTCTGTTCTTTAGGACTCAAATTCTCACAAACCGAAGCAAGGGTTTTCTCTAAATCCTTATCGGAATCCAAAGACCTAAGAATCGAAGGCAAAACACCTCCATACCTCTTCTTTTTAACATTACTCGAAGAACTTCTAGCAGGCAAAAACAGGGTTTTAGGATGACAGTGTAGCTTAAACTCTGGATGAAACCTACATCCTCTTGAATTCAGCATCTGGGAATAAAAGTTTACGCTTGTACGTAGTCCTGGCTCAAGCAAATTTAGGTTATTAGAAAATCTTGGGTCAGTGAATTTAAACCCGGTAAAAGCTCTAGCAACGCAAGGAAAATGGAGGGGAGGGAACTTACTGGGCAAAACCAAGATGTGAGGTTGGAAACTTTCACGACTCAATTCTCCTGAACTGTAACTCCGAATCATTTTGTGGGTATTGGGGGTTTTCCTTTGGGTGGGGTTTTCGtggggatttagggttttagggtgaGTGCATTTGGTAGGGTTTTGGTGGTGCTCCGCTCAGCTGGACATTGGGTTTTTAGCATTTAAGGCGAATTGGATTTGGAGTTAGCACGTCAGCATTTGCCACAAAGGCCCAAGAGTCGGTGTTAGGGTTGGTATTGATTCGGTTCAGTcgaatattttaattgtttatataattaaatttgattgaatttggttctcaatttttttatattaatttttagatttattttgctaaaaatgaattttattttatgatttttaaatattatttaaaaaaattttaaattcttttttataaatatttaaaaaataaaatttaaattattttcatcattttaaatacaaaatatttattttatattataaaaagtaaaatcaattatgtattaaataattttaaatttatatttcataaattatgttttattttttgacaaacATAAATTATCTATATATCTTGATTCGGGTTGATTTTTGATTTTACATCTAGTGTTACCAAAGTGAAACCAACACTCAACAAGTTTACAAAAGCGAATGTATGAATTAAGTTAAGTCGGTCAATATTTCATTAACAAATGattgatcaatttaatttaactttaaatcgaattatctaaaataattaatttaataaaaactgaTAAAATTGAATGTATGAATTAAGTTAGTTTGCACTGACTTTTGCTCAACCAcaaccaataaaattaaattattattagagTGATATTTTCTAAGTTCAGTAAAAAGTGCAACACagttttattttacattaatggAGGTTTGTTGTGGTTTTTTAGAGGTGTAAAGGGAATAAGGTATCATTAAGAGTATTCTTTCAAAATTGTTGGATAGGTCAGTGATGCAAGGAGTTTTCAAGTTTCATCCTAAATGTCTCAGAGTTCATCTTACTCATCTTTCATTTGTTGATGATCTTATTTTTGCAAAGGGCacaattaatttagttattggTATTTGGTGCATCCTTCAAGAGTTCTACTATTTTTCTGATTTGCAACTTAATGTTTCTAAGACTGAGATCTTTGCTGCTAGTATGACTAAGGATGATCAAGTAATTGTGCAAAGGGTCACTGGTTTTAAGTTGGGAAGGTTGCCTGTAAGCTATTCGGGTTTGCCTCTGGTTTCTAGGAAGCTGTCTATTAACGATTGTAATTCTCGTTTGGAGAAAATTCAGGCAAGAGTTAATGGTTGGGCGACTTAACATCTTAGCTATGCTGGCCGGTTGTAGCTTATCAAATCTGTTATCTTTAGCATTCAGGCTTTTTGGTGTAGACAATTCTTAATGCCTGCAGCTATGCTAAGAAGAATTAATCAAATCTGCACCAGATTCTTTTGAAAGGGGAAAGATTTTGCAGCTACTGGTGCTAGAATTTGCTGGTAGTCAAATTTGCTTACTCAAGGCTGAAGGTGGCTTAGGATTGAGAAGCTTGGTTGACTGGAATAAGGCTTGTATTCTACAAAAAATCAAGGCCCGTCTTGCTGGAGAAGGCTTCCTTTAGATTGCTTAGGTTCAGGCTTATGTTTTGAAGGGAGGGAGCTTTTGGGATGCTACTTGTAATTCTGCCAGTAGCTAGAACTG
The sequence above is a segment of the Gossypium raimondii isolate GPD5lz chromosome 4, ASM2569854v1, whole genome shotgun sequence genome. Coding sequences within it:
- the LOC105779923 gene encoding pentatricopeptide repeat-containing protein At1g73710 — protein: MIRSYSSGELSRESFQPHILVLPRLRTSVNFYSQMLNSRGCRFHPEFKLHCHPKTLFLPARSSSSNVKKKRYGGVLPSILRSLDSDKDLEKTLASVCENLSPKEQTLVLKEQSNCERLIRVFEFFKSLKDYVPNVIHYNIVLRALGRAQKWDKLRLCWIEMAKNGVLPTNNTYGMLVDVYGKAGMVKEALLWIKHMRLRGLYPDEVTMNTIVRVLKDAGDFDRADRFYKDWCIGRVDLNDIELDSMIDLDNGSGSAISFKQFLSTELFRTGGRSPVSGTSGSPDTESSVRKPRLTSTYNALIDLYGKADRLKDAADVFAEMLKSGVAMDTITFNTMIFTCGSHGHLLEAESLLAKMEERGIPPDTKTYNIFLSLYAGAGNIEAALEYYRKIRKVGLFPDIVTHRAVLHILCERNMVQEAETVIEEMEEFGIHIDEQSLPVIIKMYIAEGLLDRAKMLFEKFISDHELSSKTSAAIIDAYAERGLWSEAEAVFYGKRDSPRQNRSVLEYNVMVKAYGKAELYDKAYSLFKSMRNHGTWPDECTYNSLIQMFSGGDLVDHARDLLGEMRAAGLKPKCQTYSSLIACYARLGQLSDAVDVYQEMISAGVKPNEVVFGSLINGFAETGGVEEALQYFRMMEESGISANKIVLTSLIKAYTKVGCLEGAKRAYEKIKDLEGGPDIVASNSMLNLYADLGMVSEARCVFDNLKETGSADGFSFAAMMYLYKSMGMLDEAIDVADEMKQSGLLRDCSSYNKVMACYVTNGQLRGCGELLHEMINRKILPDMGTFNVLLTSLKKGGIPIEAVTQLESSYQEGKPYARQAVIITVFSLVGLHAYALKSCDAIIKAEIPLESFVYNAMIYAYGSSGQIDKALNVFMKMKDDGLEPDIITYINLVSCYGKAGMLEGVKRIYSQLKFGEIEPNESLFKAVMDAYKDANKPDLAELVNQEMKFAFEGPDYSESEIEGESKSEEDIVLDL